The DNA sequence ATTGTGGCAGAGATATACCGAGCTTTGGACCGCTGTAAGAAGGGATTTAGacattttgagggttgtaatttgttactgcaaatatggttgttggagcATATTCAAAGAGGACAGTACCGTTAGGAATTTCCGCGGCGAACATGGAATAACCACATAGCCTTTcaccatccaaaaagaatgacttttatccaaaacaggtttgcacaaccggaAAACGCCGTGGATTGGTACACTTCTTTAGCAACttgactgatgacaaggtccattggatgttcgagtggttccctactagcgagttcatcatcaggtctaGGGATGTTCCTCACTTAGTGCTGATCGGGTTGAGGGGTATCTATCTTTATGCTCCTATCAGGGTCATGAGACAGGTTgggagaaaacaagtcataccgcGAGTTTCTAAGATGGTTCACTACAAAGCAGACTTTCAGGGTGGTGCCATTCCATCAAAGTGTGAGGCCCAACACATGTGGCATCTCAAGATTATTGTGGAAAAGGATACCATCAAACCAGATCGGTACCACGCCGGTCATGTGTATTTCTACCTATCATGGTTGgatgatgacatagcaggagaagtCGAGCCAGGGATCGATCGAGGAAACAGGGTCATAGACGATGCTGCTGGACcacaagtaaaatacaagagGTTGAGCAAGAGAATCCTTGAGTCTGAAGCAagacatttggaacaacacaagatagacatggaatcaatcaatgaatggagggaagTTACTGCCAAATCAACAGAGAGGCTGGAGTACTTAAAGCAGGGTCTGATGGAACTTGAAGGGAAAATGAGGAAAAGGATCGTGGATTGTCAGAATGCAGAGGGCAACGAAGGAGGACACCTAGCAAGGGCGTATCTACtgctggacatgcgcgacctgggaaaTCTGATCGATGGGaccaagaaggccaagcttggagaggGTCCCTCTGGGACCAAATAGAATAAAATTGTTGTTTATTTGCTTTTCTAGAGTCATTTTAGAAATTGATTGTAATAATGAAAATGCCACTAGAAACTCTtttaattattgtcattttagaggattgatctatttattacattaatgaaatgaggcagttatcggcatcaagtttctccaaatctatgtgtcgctaggactacctcgggcacaatgaggacCCCAAAATTAGGATGCGAATTTATAATTCCGCAATACATGTTTAAATACCGcaaataaccttccaaaatccCCTattgacttgtttacctttttgtttttctttcttatgattattcccatcccctaaggtcGGTTCTTACATACTAGCATCATCAGCATATCAGACCAGATCCAGAggccctccacctcctcctcctccaactGATCCTAAAAGTAAGGGAAAGACTAAGATGGATGACATGAGTGGTATCGGGAAAGATAACTCTGCGCATgcggaaaatgttgaaacttcagatggtcggagtactccggcacagaatgATTTGGTTCTACGGTTGGAGTAGAAAATACTGGAAttgcaaggggaacttgagcaggtctgcaacttggcaaacctctccctcaccTTAAACGTCCCGGATATTAACCAACAGAACGCCCAAAACCCAGCACCTCCtcaaaacataccaaaccaacatccacaaaatcctcccgcacctcattAATACTCCACACCTCCTCAAAATCCTAGCCCTCAACCAGTGCCAACTCCTCCtcaacaccaacatcttccgacTTAGTATCCATAAACTACTACCTACCATACTCCTCAAAATACACTGCAACCTACCCCCGATCCGCAGAATTCAACCAATGATCATCACTACACCCAAATCCCTGGTATCCACCAAAGTAACCAAATATACGTATAAACTCTACCTCACCACACTCAACAAACCCCATACACACTAGAATCCACCGAGAAGGACCTACTCATCAAGAATATGGTAGAGGAACTTAAGAAGCTCACAAGCCGACTCCAGGGTGTCAAAGGGGGTAAAGCCATTGAGGGTTTGAACTATGAAGATCTGTGTATTCAGCTAGACGTATAATTGcaggagggttacaaacctcctaagttcgagaTGTTTGAGGGAACAGGTGACCCAAAGGTGCATCTAAGGATAGACTGTGACAAGCTCATAGGAGTTGGAAGATGAAAGGATtcgcatgaaactgttcatgagaagcctcactggagacgccCCTATCGTGGTACATCAGCCAaaatccaaagaagtgggttagctgggtaagcatggcatcagatttcatggatcggttcaggtttaataCGGAGAATACGCCAGATGTCTTCTAtatccaaaatctcaagaagaagccaacagatactttccacgagtatgctactcgatggagatcggaagctgcaaaagtaaggccggAATTGGAAGAAGAGCAGATGAACAAGTTCTTCGTCCGAGCCCAAGATCCACAATACTACGAAAGGTTAATGGTTATCGAGAATCACAAattctctgacatcatcaaattgggggAAAAGATTGAATAAGGGATCAAGAGCGGAATGGTAACTAATTTTGAGGCATTATAGGCTACGAATAAATCTTTGCAGTCAGGGGGTatatccaagaagaaagaagtaggggccgtgatggtagcccaaggtccaagaTCTCCTCTTATATACCAAATACCTCCACCCAcctatcagccttcacctcccagatatccACAACCCGCCACTGCCtaccatacttataacacccAGCCAGCATACTATCACTCCCTGCCAGCCCGCCAAAATTATCAGAAACCCAGACCAAATTTTGATCGTAGGCCACCTAGACAATACACTACTATTGCTGAACCCATCGATCAATTATACGAGAGACTGAAAGCTACTGGATATGTCACCCCTATTCCCGTTGTGGCCATGGAAAACTCCTATTAATGGGTCAATCCAAACAAAACATGTGCCTACCACTccggcatgaaaggtcatacaaTTCATGAATGTCGCACCCTGAAAGACAAGATCCAGACACTAATCGATAccaaggttatacaagcaaaggaggCTGCACCTAACGTCTGCAACAATCCCCTCCCGGATCATAGGGGTGAGGGAGTAAATGTGATAGagactgatgaagaatgggacctaGAAGGGTCGATTGGGCTTATTCGATAAGGGGATGACCCAAAGAAACCTGCGGTCACTCTTACTCCTATTATGGTATAGATACAGCCACCAGTTGAAGTTGAAGTAGCCTCACCAACCCCGTTCTAGGTGGAAAAAACACTTGCAGCTGCACCTCCTCCATTCAAAGTAGAAGTAACCACACCCTTCACTGTAACGGTAGCATCCACACCGCCCTTTAAATCCAATGCCATACCTTGGGACTATGTTGAAGAAGCCAAgaggaaaggaaaagcaaaaattgaagaaTCTGGTACAACACAAGGGATGACCAGGACTGGTAGAATTTATATACCTGAGAATTTGGGAGGAACGAGTAGACAAGCTGCTTCCAAGCAACCCATCATCGAAACTggcccggatgatctttggagaaaggcgCAAGCGAGAGAATATTCTGTGGTAGACCATCTGGAAAAAACTCTTGCTCAAATATCCATCCTATCATTACTGCAGAATTCTGAAGCACATAGGAATGCCTTGATAAAGGTATTGAATGAAGCTTATGTACCTAACAATATCACTAGTGGGGAGATGACTAACATGGTAGGGAAAGTACTGGAGAGCCACAAGAGCACCTTTCATGAAGAAAAACTGCCACCAGAAGGATTAAGCCACAATAGGGCGCTACACGTCACGGTACAATGCGAGGATAAATTCATTGCCAGGGTTTTGATAAATGGAGGGTCTAGTCTCAACATCTGTCTGTTGACTACTCTGAAAAGGTTGAGTAAAGGTTTGTATGAAATACGAGCAGGGACTATGAATGTGAAGGCgttcgatgggtctcaaagggccacaattggggaaaccaatctatgcttgcagatgggcccgacttggtttgatgttgaatttCAAGTGCTAGACATATCCGCCTCATATAATCTGTtcttgggacgaccttggatacatgccgtcGAGTCCGTGGTTTCTACTTTGCACCAGGCTGTAaagttcgaatggaatcatcaggaggtgatcattcatggagatgggAGTAATCCCATTTATACCAACCAAACTATTTCGGTCATGGAAAATAGAAGAAAGTTAGGTGGGGAGACTTAtcatcgcatcgagcgcgtcaatgcaattgagaaagacaagtgGTGGAGAAGCAAAATAGAAAGCATACTAGCGTGGGCAAGGTATGAACCCGGTAAAGGGCTCGGGAAGAACCTCCAAGGTATTACCAAACCCATACAACTAAAGCGTCACGGCACaaattttgggcttgggtatgaatacatctggcacgagtatcagaattggtcgccactatggtgtggtccttattaccctctagagcaaccagtaccacatATGAGCCAGTCATTTtaccaagctgacatgatgtgggagtccgaagaaAATGAAGTTCTAGCCAgtataaggaatctgtttctggatgatggagacatggattgcagtgcgatagttgaggaggaagaggaggaaggCCTCGTTATTCAGACCttggagaagggagttgttctcaagaactgcaCTGCTGCACCATTaagggcccatcgagttcctgggtagcctggcaattagcatcatttattttaaaggcaatttttatgagcatttaagacattttcagcattttgttttaagtatgttttgtttgaaataattgctcgggtcatcgagccgcacatgtttgacattttcaagatttatctaaatgcattgctatttttagtatttattattattctttacgttttttttctctacagcattgttattacctatcccgattaacttacgactgtgacatgtaatgagacaacgcaacataaggataatgattcaaacgatctggaagaggatataatgcccgagaaaattgtcaaagaagtggaaaactttgaaaacaagcttAAGtacaatttggatgagactgaaacagttaatctaGGACACTCCGAAATAGTTAAGGAAACACgtataagcattcacctatcaccatcagagaaagaagaatacactcgtTTCCTAAAGtaatatgaggatatctttgcatggtccgatgatgatatgactggtttgagaacgtacatagtggctcataaactacctaccaacccaatgtgtccgccagtaaagcagaagctcagaaagttcaagccagatatgagtttgaaaatcaaagaagaagtcaccaattAGATCAAAGCTAaagttctcagagtggttgaatatccaacttggttggctaacatcgtgctagttccgaagaaggatgggaaagtcagagtagcGTCGATTATCAGGACCTAAACAGAGCAAGACCCAAAAATGATTTTCCGTTatccaacatacacatactgatcgacaattgtgccaggaatgaactccaatcctttgtggatttctTCGCGGGATATCATTAGATTttgatggatgaagaggatgccgaaaagaaatcttttatcacaccatgaggggtgtactgctataaaatgatgtcgttcggtctgaagaatgctggggccacttatatgatggccatgacaactattttccacgacatgatacacaaggagatatagctatatgtggatgacatcatcatcaaatccaagaagagtatAGATCACAcagcagacttgaggaaattttttgaTCGGCTtcaaaggtacaatttgaaattgaatcccgcaaaatgtgcctttggGGTCCCCGCGGGAAAGTtattagggttcatcgtcagccgccgaggaattgagttagacccatcaaaggtcaagagTATCCAGGATTTAccgcctccaaagaacaagaaagacgtgatgagcttcttgggacgtcttaTTTACATCAGCcgctttatagcacaatcaatcgTGATttgtgagccgattttcaaaatgttaaagaaggatgccgcaaccaaTTGGACTGAAGACTGCCAGAAACTTTTGACAGagtcaaagaatatttgtccacaccgccagtcctggtcccACTAGAACCTGatagaccactgctactctatctctccatattagatggggctttcggttgtgtcttgggacaacacgacgagacgggaaggaaagtacaggccatatactatttgattaagaagttcacaccctaagaagcacggtattctttgctggaacgcacctgttgtgctttgacctggatagcccagaaactgaggcactacttctgtgcctataccacatatctcatatcaaggatggaccctctaaagtacatcttccagaaacccatgcatACATGGAAGTTGgaaaaatggcagatattgttgagtgaattcgaaattgtctatgtgactcagaaggcggttaagggacaagcattagcgaATTATCTTGTggaaaatcctgtaggaggagaatacgaaccactaaaacCGTATTTTCCTGATAGAGAAGTATCATTCATAGGAGAAGATATCGTCGAAGCCTATGACgggtggaaaatatttttcgatggagcaacaaacttcaaaggagtgggtattggagccgttttggtgtcaaaaataggtcaacattatccAGTATCTGCAAAACTCAGAtttccgtgcaccaataatatggcagaatatgaggcttgcatattggggctcaattttgccgttgacatgaatatccaggaattactggtaattggcGATTCAGATTTGCTGGTACATCAGGTGTAGGGAGAAtaggctacaaagaataccagaATATTTCCATATTTATATCATGTGCAAGAtatgatgaagaggttcacgaagaaagagtttagacatgtcccgagaatccaaAACAAGTTTggagatgcattggccactttgtcctccatgatacagcatccggacaagaatttcataGACCCCTttccggtaaggattcataatcagccggcttactgtgctcatgttgaagaagaaacagATGGGAATCTATGGTTCTATGATATCAGGGAATATTTGACAAAAGGAAAATATCTAGAGCATGCAAGCCACACCCAGAAACACACACTTCGGAGGTTGtctaaccatttcttccaaagtggaggaattctataTAGAAGAACTCCAGATCTATAGctattacggtgtgttgacgccaaAGAAGCCTCCAAACTACTTGAAGAGATACACGTCACAACCTGCGGCCTACATATGAATGGTTTCCtcctagccaagaagatactcagagccggatacttttggatgactatggaaacagactgcatccggtatgtccagaaatgtcattAGTGCCAGATACACGTAGATATGATACAGGTACCTCCAAATGAACTTAATGCAACCAacgcaccttggccttttgctacctggggaatggatgtcattggaccaatcgagcccaccgcttcaaacgggcacaggTTCATTATAGTGGCCATCgactatttcacaaagtgggttgaagttGCATCTTACAAAtttgtaaccaagaaagtcatcgCAGATTTTGTCAGGGACAGTATTATTTGTCGATTTAGGGTTCTAGAAtccatcatcactgacaatgctgccaatctcaatagtgatctAATGAAATCCATGtgcgaaaccttcaagatcaagcacaaAAACTCCACAGCATACCGAcccaaatgaatggagctgtggaagccgccaacaagaacattaagaagttactaaggaagatggtagagaaTCACAAGAAGTGGCACGAGAAGTTgccatttgccttattgggatACCGTACCACAGTCTGCacgtcaactggggcaactccttacctattggtctacggtactgaagcGGAGCTCAGTGATGCGGAATAGATAAGGAGCCGTTATGAGAagttagctctcattgatgggaaaGAATGAATGCGGTGTGTCATGGTCAGCTTTAtcagaacagaatgtccagagaTTTCAACAAAAGGGTTAAACTTAGACAGTTTGCACCGGGGCAGCTAGTGCTAAAACAGATctttccacatcaggatgaagccaaaggaaaattctcacccaactggcaagggaCTTAGATGGTTCACTGGGTACTAATAGGAGGAGCACTCACACTCgcagagatggatggagaaatTTGGCAAGAGGATATTAATTAAGACGCAATCTAAAGATACTATGTC is a window from the Nicotiana tomentosiformis chromosome 10, ASM39032v3, whole genome shotgun sequence genome containing:
- the LOC138900244 gene encoding uncharacterized protein, yielding MDPLKYIFQKPMHTWKLEKWQILLSEFEIVYVTQKAVKGQALANYLVENPVGGEYEPLKPYFPDREVSFIGEDIVEAYDGWKIFFDGATNFKGVGIGAVLVSKIGQHYPVSAKLRFPCTNNMAEYEACILGLNFAVDMNIQELLVIGDSDLLVPPNELNATNAPWPFATWGMDVIGPIEPTASNGHRFIIVAIDYFTKWVEVASYKFVTKKVIADFVRDSIICRFRVLESIITDNAANLNSDLMKSMCETFKIKHKNSTAYRPK